One segment of Mycolicibacterium baixiangningiae DNA contains the following:
- a CDS encoding DUF1800 domain-containing protein has protein sequence MSTQSVEWMAAARLLRRSGFGTTGAAVDTLVAEGTDSYLESALSGAEDSGATSTPVPDLEISAAKPGKDATTAVRQSYNKRIVERRTELMGWWVRRMVSVEQPLTEKLTLLWHNHFATSLDKVRYPAFMAIQNETIRSLCLGDFRSFAFAMLTDAAMVRWLDGQTNQVGSPNENLAREFLELFALGHGNGYSEKDVREGARALTGWTIDDAGTTTLVTKRQDTAPKTVLKTTGNLDADAFCNVVLAHPNSPRFVCGRLWQQLASDSPPTGATLKRLLSAYGEEFDLGTLTRAILTDPEFFDRETTLIIGPVEWYIGLHRAMHVPIDSAKKAKRVNATLKSLGQLPFYPPSVGGWPGGQSWLSAAAAGIRLRAAAALVREGDISAVEDAPASDRLDAAGYLLGIGAWSNTTAEALQPLRKNAYALVAAAANTPEYLVS, from the coding sequence GTGTCTACGCAATCGGTGGAATGGATGGCCGCCGCGCGCCTATTGAGGCGAAGCGGCTTCGGTACTACCGGTGCGGCTGTGGACACTTTGGTCGCCGAGGGAACCGACTCATATCTCGAGTCGGCACTGAGCGGGGCGGAAGACTCCGGAGCAACGTCTACACCAGTTCCGGATCTCGAGATCAGCGCCGCGAAGCCTGGCAAGGACGCGACGACTGCAGTCCGGCAGAGCTACAACAAGAGGATCGTTGAGCGGCGCACGGAGCTCATGGGTTGGTGGGTCCGGCGCATGGTTTCCGTCGAACAGCCACTCACCGAGAAGCTGACCCTCCTCTGGCACAACCACTTCGCCACATCGCTCGACAAAGTCCGATATCCCGCGTTCATGGCCATTCAGAACGAGACCATCCGCTCGCTGTGCCTCGGAGATTTCCGCTCATTTGCGTTCGCCATGTTGACAGACGCCGCCATGGTGCGGTGGTTGGACGGACAGACAAATCAGGTGGGCTCACCCAACGAGAATCTGGCCCGAGAATTCCTCGAACTCTTCGCTCTTGGTCATGGCAACGGGTATTCGGAAAAGGACGTGCGCGAGGGGGCTCGCGCACTGACCGGTTGGACTATCGACGACGCCGGGACCACCACCCTCGTCACCAAACGCCAGGACACCGCGCCGAAGACGGTCCTCAAGACCACGGGAAACCTAGATGCGGACGCGTTCTGCAACGTCGTGTTGGCTCATCCGAATTCTCCTCGATTCGTGTGTGGCAGGTTATGGCAGCAACTCGCCTCGGATTCCCCACCCACAGGTGCGACGTTGAAGCGCCTGCTCAGTGCCTACGGTGAAGAGTTCGATCTGGGCACCCTCACCAGGGCGATACTGACCGACCCCGAGTTCTTCGATCGAGAGACCACCCTGATCATCGGCCCGGTGGAGTGGTACATCGGCCTCCATCGAGCCATGCATGTGCCGATCGACAGCGCGAAGAAGGCCAAACGCGTGAACGCGACGCTGAAATCGCTCGGACAATTGCCTTTCTACCCCCCGAGCGTCGGCGGATGGCCCGGCGGGCAGAGCTGGTTGTCGGCTGCAGCCGCCGGGATCAGATTGCGCGCGGCCGCAGCGCTGGTACGGGAGGGCGATATCAGCGCTGTAGAAGACGCGCCAGCAAGCGATCGACTGGACGCGGCGGGATACCTGCTGGGAATCGGCGCGTGGTCGAACACCACCGCTGAAGCGCTGCAGCCTCTGAGGAAGAACGCCTACGCGTTGGTCGCTGCTGCCGCCAACACCCCTGAGTACCTGGTGTCGTGA
- a CDS encoding cyclopropane mycolic acid synthase family methyltransferase: MAPSGKLKPHFEDVQAHYDLSDDFFRLFLDPSQTYSCAYFERDDMTLEEAQLAKVDLALGKLGLQPGMTLLDIGCGWGATMMRAVEKYDVNVIGLTLSKNQHAHVENVFAASDSPRSKQVMLKGWEDFDQPVDRIVSIGAFEHFGRDRWDDFFPMAYRVLPDDGVMLLHTITALTIPQMIERGIPLTFSVARFIKFILTEIFPGGYLPTIELVGEHADKAGFTLTREQSLQPHYAKTLDHWAAALEAHKDEAIAVQSEEVYDRYMHYLTGCADAFRKGYTDVNQFTLVK, encoded by the coding sequence ATGGCCCCATCGGGCAAATTGAAGCCACATTTCGAAGACGTCCAGGCGCATTACGACCTGTCTGACGATTTCTTCCGGCTGTTCCTCGACCCGTCGCAGACCTACAGCTGTGCGTACTTCGAGCGTGACGATATGACGCTCGAGGAGGCTCAGCTCGCCAAGGTCGATCTGGCGCTGGGCAAGCTGGGCCTGCAGCCCGGCATGACGCTGCTCGACATCGGCTGCGGCTGGGGCGCGACGATGATGCGGGCGGTCGAGAAGTACGACGTCAACGTCATCGGCCTGACGCTGAGCAAAAACCAGCACGCGCATGTCGAGAACGTGTTCGCCGCCTCGGACAGCCCACGCAGCAAGCAGGTCATGCTGAAGGGCTGGGAGGATTTCGATCAGCCCGTCGACCGGATCGTGTCGATCGGCGCGTTCGAGCACTTCGGCCGTGACCGCTGGGATGACTTCTTCCCGATGGCCTACCGGGTGCTGCCGGATGACGGTGTGATGCTGCTGCACACGATCACGGCGCTGACGATTCCGCAGATGATCGAGCGCGGCATTCCGCTGACGTTCTCGGTGGCGCGGTTCATCAAGTTCATCCTCACCGAGATCTTCCCCGGCGGTTACCTGCCGACGATCGAGTTGGTGGGCGAGCATGCGGACAAAGCGGGCTTCACGCTGACGCGTGAGCAGTCGTTGCAGCCGCACTACGCCAAGACGCTGGACCATTGGGCGGCGGCGCTGGAAGCGCACAAGGACGAGGCCATCGCCGTGCAGTCCGAAGAGGTGTACGACCGCTACATGCACTACCTGACCGGTTGCGCGGATGCCTTCCGGAAGGGCTACACCGACGTGAACCAGTTCACCCTGGTGAAGTAG
- a CDS encoding O-antigen ligase family protein, producing the protein MRSINTKSLYTEGFGVDGRERRTSSNLFALTLAFVLASVAFDLNLGFASIFGDIATAALLGTFFAMVLRSLGGNDGSGFRANLLSQDWAYLGWLALMSASMLWSVSASASFKTIAPLALVWVATLFLCRLPRAYAVRAVLIIAAAAAILSLIAIPLLGEFAYQPASSTGAPELRGIFRHQLRLGAFMALALGLIVIARLNGDIARIRTKSSVLNVGLVLLLVTLLYLSRARGYAGEAAIALVLTILLSRRGLKKWVVLVIGSLSALVVVDRFNAVWQDLQDSGFDTDLTGRAQVWQRTLNGVTDETRLLGHGFGTLKLSEFDYLFPSTYRAGHAHSSYIQAYFETGLVGLVVLFALIVVQLVVAWRYSVRCNTYSYSLFLVLYTATGSLTGLNYAGTLSALFCIMMLFLAIESRISPSTTNAQERTGIGLSGPERLTSRHNSSRRPSGATTVRLTR; encoded by the coding sequence ATGCGATCTATCAACACCAAGAGCTTGTACACCGAGGGCTTCGGCGTTGACGGCCGGGAGCGTCGGACATCATCCAATCTCTTCGCATTGACGCTTGCTTTCGTCTTGGCGTCGGTGGCTTTCGACCTCAATTTGGGCTTCGCATCCATTTTCGGCGATATCGCGACTGCGGCGTTGTTGGGAACCTTTTTTGCAATGGTCCTGCGCTCCTTGGGCGGAAACGACGGATCGGGTTTCCGCGCGAACCTATTAAGCCAGGATTGGGCATATCTGGGCTGGCTTGCACTGATGAGCGCATCGATGCTGTGGAGCGTTTCCGCGAGCGCGAGTTTCAAGACGATCGCGCCGCTGGCCCTTGTCTGGGTCGCCACGCTTTTCCTTTGCAGGCTTCCCCGCGCGTACGCCGTTCGGGCGGTCCTAATCATCGCGGCCGCGGCAGCAATATTGTCTCTGATTGCGATTCCGCTCTTGGGCGAGTTCGCCTATCAACCGGCCAGCTCCACCGGCGCGCCAGAGTTGCGGGGCATTTTCCGGCATCAACTGCGGCTGGGAGCATTTATGGCTCTGGCGTTAGGGCTCATTGTCATCGCCCGGTTGAACGGCGACATCGCGCGAATACGCACGAAGTCCAGCGTCCTCAACGTCGGATTGGTGTTACTTCTGGTGACGTTGCTGTACTTGTCAAGGGCCCGAGGTTATGCCGGGGAAGCAGCTATTGCACTCGTGCTGACGATATTGCTCTCGCGGCGTGGCCTCAAGAAGTGGGTGGTTCTCGTCATAGGGTCACTCTCGGCCCTAGTGGTCGTGGACCGCTTCAATGCGGTCTGGCAGGATCTGCAGGACTCTGGATTCGACACCGACCTGACCGGTCGCGCACAAGTCTGGCAGAGGACGCTCAACGGCGTCACCGACGAGACGCGCTTACTCGGCCATGGCTTCGGGACGCTGAAGTTGTCCGAGTTCGATTATCTTTTCCCCTCGACATATCGCGCCGGCCACGCACATAGTTCGTACATACAGGCATACTTCGAGACCGGGTTGGTCGGCCTCGTGGTGCTCTTCGCTCTCATCGTTGTCCAATTGGTTGTCGCATGGCGCTACTCCGTAAGATGTAACACCTATTCCTACAGCCTTTTTCTGGTGCTGTATACCGCCACAGGCAGCCTTACCGGCCTCAACTACGCGGGCACACTATCGGCGCTTTTCTGTATCATGATGCTTTTCTTGGCTATCGAGAGTCGCATATCGCCATCGACGACAAATGCGCAAGAACGAACGGGCATCGGCTTATCTGGTCCCGAGCGATTGACCTCTCGACATAATTCTTCGCGCAGGCCTAGCGGGGCTACGACGGTTCGCCTCACTCGATGA
- a CDS encoding ABC1 kinase family protein yields MSVTRKTQHREVARLDRVPLPVEAARVGVTGWQLTRTGARVVTNLRGRGNLSQKILKQVPQTFADLGPTYVKFGQIIASSPGAFGEGLSKEFRSLLDRVPPADPEQVAKLLREELGDDPKSLYKSFDDKPFASASIAQVHYATLHTGEEVVVKIQRPGIRRRVAADLQILKRGARLVEFAKLGQRLSAQDVVADFADNLAEELDFRLEAQSMDAWVAHMHASPLGKNIRVPQVYWDLTSERVLTMERVSGIRIDDAAAVRKAGFDGTELVKALLFSLFEGGLRHGLFHGDLHAGNLYIDGDGKIVFFDFGIMGRIDPRTRWLLRELVYALLVKKDHAAAGKIVVMMGAVGTVKPEAQAAKDLEKFATPLTMTSLGDLSYAEIGKQLGALADAYDVKLPRELVLIGKQFLYVERYMKLLAPKWQMMSDPQLTGYFANFMVDISREHKEEGLEV; encoded by the coding sequence ATGAGTGTCACGCGAAAGACCCAGCACCGAGAGGTTGCCAGGCTGGACCGGGTGCCGTTGCCGGTCGAGGCCGCCCGCGTCGGCGTGACCGGTTGGCAGCTCACCCGCACCGGCGCCCGCGTCGTCACGAACCTGCGCGGACGCGGCAACCTCTCGCAGAAGATCCTCAAACAGGTTCCGCAGACCTTCGCCGATCTCGGACCCACCTACGTCAAGTTCGGGCAGATCATCGCGTCGAGTCCGGGCGCGTTCGGCGAAGGGCTGTCCAAGGAGTTCCGCAGCCTGCTCGACCGGGTGCCGCCTGCCGACCCCGAGCAGGTGGCCAAGCTGCTGCGCGAGGAACTCGGCGACGATCCGAAGAGCCTCTACAAGAGCTTCGACGACAAGCCGTTCGCGTCCGCGTCCATCGCGCAGGTGCACTACGCGACCCTGCACACCGGCGAAGAGGTCGTCGTCAAGATCCAGCGCCCGGGCATCCGCCGCCGGGTGGCCGCGGACCTGCAGATCCTCAAGCGCGGCGCCCGCCTCGTCGAGTTCGCGAAACTCGGTCAGCGCCTGAGCGCCCAGGACGTCGTCGCCGATTTCGCCGACAACCTCGCCGAGGAACTCGACTTCCGGCTCGAGGCGCAGTCCATGGACGCGTGGGTGGCGCATATGCACGCCTCACCGCTGGGCAAGAACATCCGGGTGCCGCAGGTGTACTGGGATCTGACCAGCGAGCGGGTGCTGACCATGGAACGGGTGTCGGGCATCCGCATCGACGACGCCGCCGCGGTCCGCAAGGCCGGGTTCGACGGCACCGAACTGGTCAAGGCGCTGCTGTTCAGCCTGTTCGAAGGCGGTCTGCGGCACGGCCTGTTCCACGGTGACCTGCACGCCGGCAACCTCTACATCGACGGTGACGGCAAGATCGTGTTCTTCGACTTCGGCATCATGGGCCGCATCGATCCGCGCACCCGCTGGCTGCTGCGGGAACTGGTGTACGCGCTGTTGGTGAAGAAGGACCACGCCGCCGCGGGCAAGATCGTGGTGATGATGGGCGCGGTCGGCACGGTGAAGCCCGAAGCGCAGGCCGCCAAGGATCTGGAGAAGTTCGCCACGCCGCTGACCATGACGTCGCTGGGCGATCTGAGTTACGCCGAAATCGGCAAGCAGCTCGGAGCGCTGGCCGACGCCTACGACGTGAAGCTGCCGCGTGAGCTGGTGCTCATCGGGAAGCAGTTCCTTTACGTCGAGCGTTATATGAAGTTGTTGGCGCCGAAGTGGCAGATGATGAGCGACCCGCAGCTGACCGGGTACTTCGCCAACTTCATGGTGGACATCAGCCGCGAGCACAAAGAAGAAGGGCTGGAGGTCTGA
- a CDS encoding cyclopropane mycolic acid synthase family methyltransferase, whose product MSDNSTSTEELRPHFEDIQAHYDLSDDFFGVFQDPTRKYSCAFFTGPDVSLSEAQLANIDQHLDRLDLKPGMTLLEVGCGWGMTMKRAMERYDVNVVGLTLSKNQQAYCNQLLSQADSDRKFDVRLEGWEQFHSPVDRIVSIEAFEHFGFERYDDFFTTCFEIMPDDGRMTLQSSVAYHPYELAERGKKITFQMARFIKFMITEIFPGGRLPSTQMMVDHGVKAGFAVPETLSLRNHYIKTLGIWASRLEQHKEEAIAATDEENYNRYMKYLNGCQYYFIDESIDVSLVTYLKPGATAA is encoded by the coding sequence ATGTCTGACAACTCAACGAGTACCGAGGAGCTGCGGCCGCACTTCGAGGACATCCAGGCGCACTACGACCTCTCCGACGATTTCTTCGGCGTGTTCCAGGATCCGACCCGCAAGTACAGCTGCGCGTTCTTCACCGGCCCGGACGTCTCCCTGTCGGAGGCGCAGCTGGCCAACATCGATCAGCATCTGGACCGGCTGGATCTCAAGCCCGGGATGACGCTGCTCGAGGTGGGCTGCGGCTGGGGTATGACGATGAAGCGGGCGATGGAGCGCTACGACGTCAACGTCGTCGGGCTCACGCTGAGCAAGAACCAGCAGGCCTACTGCAACCAGCTGCTGTCGCAGGCGGACAGCGACCGCAAGTTCGATGTGCGGCTCGAGGGCTGGGAGCAGTTCCACTCCCCCGTCGACCGGATCGTGTCGATCGAGGCGTTCGAGCACTTCGGCTTCGAGCGGTATGACGACTTCTTCACGACGTGCTTCGAGATCATGCCCGACGACGGCCGGATGACGCTTCAGAGCAGCGTCGCCTACCACCCGTACGAGCTGGCCGAGCGGGGCAAGAAGATCACGTTCCAGATGGCCCGGTTCATCAAGTTCATGATCACCGAGATCTTCCCCGGTGGCCGCCTGCCGTCCACCCAGATGATGGTGGATCACGGCGTGAAGGCCGGTTTCGCGGTGCCGGAGACCCTGTCGCTGCGCAACCACTACATCAAGACCCTCGGCATCTGGGCGAGCCGGCTGGAGCAGCACAAGGAAGAGGCCATCGCGGCCACCGACGAGGAGAACTACAACCGCTACATGAAGTACCTCAACGGCTGCCAGTACTACTTCATCGACGAGAGCATCGACGTCAGCCTGGTGACCTACCTGAAGCCGGGCGCCACCGCCGCCTGA
- a CDS encoding PE-PPE domain-containing protein, whose amino-acid sequence MRKYASATIVVITALVATVGLWIASTFAAALAFGAIALIVPGTGTHNINPPNAVQGYKENAADRFINPSGVDCTSTDGCDLLGVDYPASFWPIPLPGWCPGLTCDTWDESVGEGVINVNAQLDDILDDPATPDNEQIIVFGYSQGGAVVSRAMYDIPVEDRDRVTVVTIGNINNPQGLWSRFSFLRYIPILNVSFGPQLPTDIGVKSTNYSFEYDPVGDAPQYWGNPLAVANALFGFAYVHGYYLDPTSNAPTDGLPYGYDDVSLAAAIAAAPKRVHGDATFVLIPQRGTLPIFQPFVDIGNATGTSAFIEPVVRLLQPVTKLLINLGYDRNADPGVARNLSILPFDPFTFNPIQFSVDFVEAVVQGIEDAVRGGSMIAVPVPATEDETESDEPSALRSFSRLANDSAEGETQADEILPVATGDGATVNPLPVTEPQETPHVAAGDDGIANDDDGKEEELDEDVITDNGANLAEEDAAELEETEGPAEDEAVEDPDGALEQGTADPVTDEDADTADDTKTDDANSHDEKAAA is encoded by the coding sequence ATGCGTAAGTATGCCAGCGCAACGATCGTCGTCATCACCGCGCTCGTCGCCACCGTCGGTCTCTGGATCGCGTCCACCTTCGCCGCGGCGCTCGCCTTCGGCGCCATTGCGCTCATCGTCCCCGGCACCGGGACCCACAACATCAACCCGCCCAACGCAGTTCAGGGTTACAAGGAGAACGCCGCCGACCGCTTCATCAATCCATCAGGCGTCGACTGCACCTCGACTGACGGCTGCGATCTGCTCGGCGTGGACTATCCCGCCAGCTTCTGGCCCATCCCACTGCCCGGCTGGTGCCCCGGCCTGACCTGCGACACCTGGGACGAGTCGGTGGGGGAGGGCGTCATCAACGTCAACGCCCAACTCGACGACATCCTCGACGACCCCGCCACCCCCGACAACGAGCAGATCATCGTCTTCGGCTACTCCCAGGGCGGCGCCGTCGTCTCCCGCGCCATGTACGACATCCCCGTCGAGGACAGGGATCGCGTCACCGTCGTCACCATCGGCAACATCAACAACCCACAGGGCCTGTGGTCGCGATTCAGCTTCCTGCGCTACATCCCGATCCTCAACGTGTCCTTCGGGCCCCAGCTCCCGACCGACATCGGAGTCAAGAGCACCAACTACTCCTTCGAGTACGACCCCGTCGGCGACGCCCCGCAGTACTGGGGCAACCCGCTGGCCGTCGCCAACGCGCTCTTCGGGTTCGCCTACGTGCACGGCTATTACCTCGACCCCACGAGCAACGCGCCCACTGACGGGTTGCCCTACGGGTACGACGACGTGAGCTTGGCCGCCGCGATCGCCGCCGCGCCGAAGCGCGTTCATGGCGACGCCACCTTCGTGCTGATCCCGCAGCGCGGCACGTTGCCGATCTTCCAGCCGTTCGTGGATATCGGAAACGCCACCGGCACATCGGCGTTCATCGAACCCGTTGTCCGGCTGCTGCAGCCGGTGACCAAGCTGCTCATCAACCTCGGCTACGACCGCAATGCCGACCCCGGCGTCGCGCGCAACCTGTCGATCCTGCCGTTCGACCCCTTCACGTTCAATCCGATCCAATTCTCGGTCGACTTCGTCGAAGCCGTCGTTCAAGGAATCGAAGACGCCGTCCGCGGCGGGAGCATGATCGCCGTCCCAGTACCCGCAACAGAAGACGAAACCGAATCGGACGAGCCGTCGGCGTTGAGGTCGTTCTCCCGCCTCGCGAACGATTCGGCCGAAGGCGAGACGCAGGCGGACGAGATCTTGCCGGTGGCGACCGGAGACGGCGCCACCGTCAACCCGCTTCCCGTCACCGAGCCTCAAGAGACCCCGCACGTCGCGGCCGGCGATGACGGCATTGCCAACGATGATGACGGCAAGGAAGAGGAACTCGACGAAGACGTCATCACCGACAACGGTGCGAACCTCGCCGAAGAGGACGCCGCGGAGCTGGAGGAGACCGAAGGTCCCGCTGAGGACGAAGCCGTGGAAGATCCCGACGGCGCCCTGGAGCAAGGCACCGCTGACCCCGTCACAGACGAGGACGCCGACACCGCGGACGACACGAAGACCGACGACGCGAACTCGCATGACGAAAAGGCCGCTGCCTGA
- a CDS encoding PASTA domain-containing protein, whose product MKIRIAVSAAAFVMSVGLSAPTAMAQPTTWTMPDVRGMNLAAAEKAFTAATEGSGVKLSPVNLSGPGEVINLSNWTVCSQSPRAGGTIRAKSQPAVGVNRPNNC is encoded by the coding sequence ATGAAAATTCGCATTGCCGTCAGCGCGGCCGCATTCGTGATGTCGGTGGGGCTCAGCGCTCCTACCGCCATGGCGCAACCGACAACGTGGACGATGCCGGATGTCCGCGGGATGAACCTCGCGGCAGCGGAGAAGGCCTTCACCGCGGCTACTGAAGGCAGCGGCGTCAAACTTTCGCCGGTGAACCTGTCCGGACCCGGTGAGGTCATCAACCTCTCCAACTGGACCGTCTGTTCGCAGTCACCGCGCGCAGGCGGAACCATCAGGGCGAAGTCGCAGCCCGCTGTCGGCGTCAACCGGCCCAACAACTGCTGA
- a CDS encoding DUF1501 domain-containing protein, translating into MVNLNRRRFLASCTGIGAAGLLSATTTFTWDELMQAANASPLAEGSGILVLVTLYGGNDGINTLVPLGDDAYHDARPELAYAPEELLALDDEFGLNPEMRGMAEMFDDKSLAIIRGVGYPEPDRSHFRSMDIWQSGSTDNGVTSGWIGRWLDTGNGADPLRALNIGSVLPMLAVGETTIAAAFSTQIIPPKSSAGFIKSMARKDPDDNRAMALVRNSYRAVPTVADALAPLFADTDDDAPVSETGEGSNGLDVQLNAVAQCISAGLPTRVYSVSIGGFDTHSEQRDDHRRLIGVVDRAVSRFMKKMQNDQYGKHVVLMAYSEFGRRVEANASDGTDHGTAGPVFVAGQGIRGGFYGDEPSLTDLNDGNLKVTTDFRDIYSELISVTLKSDPEPVLGAGRKKLGFFRA; encoded by the coding sequence ATGGTGAACCTCAACCGCCGTAGGTTTCTAGCGAGTTGCACCGGGATCGGCGCCGCCGGGCTGTTGTCCGCAACCACGACTTTCACGTGGGACGAGCTGATGCAGGCTGCCAACGCCTCTCCGCTCGCCGAGGGAAGCGGAATCCTGGTACTCGTCACGTTGTACGGCGGCAACGACGGCATCAACACACTCGTTCCACTGGGCGATGACGCCTACCATGACGCCCGTCCCGAGCTTGCATACGCGCCGGAGGAACTCCTCGCGCTTGACGACGAGTTCGGTCTGAACCCGGAGATGCGCGGGATGGCCGAGATGTTTGACGACAAGTCCCTTGCGATCATTCGAGGGGTCGGTTATCCCGAACCCGATCGAAGTCACTTCCGATCAATGGACATCTGGCAAAGTGGGTCCACCGACAATGGAGTGACCAGCGGTTGGATCGGCCGTTGGCTCGACACAGGCAACGGTGCCGACCCGCTGCGTGCACTCAACATCGGCTCGGTGTTACCCATGCTCGCGGTCGGAGAAACAACGATCGCCGCAGCCTTTTCAACTCAGATCATCCCACCGAAGAGTTCGGCCGGCTTCATCAAGTCGATGGCCCGTAAAGACCCGGACGACAACCGGGCGATGGCGCTGGTCCGGAATTCATACCGCGCGGTTCCCACAGTCGCCGACGCCCTGGCACCACTCTTCGCCGACACCGACGACGACGCACCGGTCAGCGAAACGGGCGAAGGCAGCAATGGACTCGACGTTCAACTGAATGCCGTGGCGCAGTGCATATCCGCAGGATTGCCCACGCGCGTGTACAGCGTGTCCATCGGCGGCTTCGATACTCACTCCGAGCAACGTGACGATCACCGCCGTTTGATCGGCGTCGTGGATCGCGCCGTCAGCCGGTTCATGAAGAAGATGCAGAACGATCAGTACGGCAAGCATGTTGTGCTGATGGCTTACTCGGAGTTCGGCCGACGAGTCGAGGCGAATGCATCCGACGGCACAGACCACGGCACAGCGGGGCCGGTCTTCGTCGCGGGCCAAGGAATTCGCGGAGGATTCTACGGCGACGAACCGAGCCTCACGGATCTCAACGATGGAAACCTGAAGGTGACAACGGATTTCCGGGATATCTACAGCGAACTGATCTCGGTGACCCTCAAGTCCGACCCCGAGCCGGTGCTCGGCGCGGGCCGGAAGAAACTCGGCTTCTTCAGGGCCTGA
- a CDS encoding alpha/beta fold hydrolase, producing the protein MQVREGKASNKDVQIHYEDMGNVGDPAVLLIMGLGAQLLFWREEFCRKLVDQGLRVIRYDNRDVGLSSHFDGQRTKGSQVGNMVRSVLGVKSPSVYTLEDMADDAAALLDHLDIDEAHIVGGSMGGMIAQIFAARHAERTKTLAVFFSSNNQPFLPPPGPRQLLAVITGPSPNSPRDVIIENSIRVSKIIGSPGYPSTDEKLRADAIAFYDRAFYPQGIARQFNAITGSGSLLHYNKQTTAPTVVIHGKADKLMRPTGGKAIAKAIPNARLVMFDGMGHELPQALWDDVVGELKTTFAERP; encoded by the coding sequence TTGCAGGTCCGCGAAGGTAAGGCGTCCAACAAAGACGTCCAGATCCATTACGAGGACATGGGCAACGTCGGCGATCCGGCGGTCCTGCTCATCATGGGCCTGGGCGCGCAGCTGCTGTTCTGGCGTGAGGAGTTCTGCCGCAAACTGGTCGACCAGGGTCTGCGGGTGATCCGCTACGACAACCGCGACGTCGGGCTGTCCAGCCATTTCGACGGTCAGCGCACCAAGGGTTCGCAGGTCGGCAACATGGTCCGCTCGGTGCTGGGCGTCAAGAGCCCGTCGGTGTACACGCTCGAGGACATGGCCGACGACGCGGCCGCGCTGCTCGACCACCTCGACATCGACGAAGCGCACATCGTGGGCGGGTCGATGGGCGGGATGATCGCGCAGATCTTCGCGGCGCGGCATGCCGAGCGCACGAAGACGCTCGCGGTGTTCTTCTCGTCGAACAATCAGCCGTTCCTGCCGCCGCCCGGCCCGCGCCAATTGCTGGCCGTGATCACGGGCCCGTCGCCGAACTCACCGAGGGACGTGATCATCGAGAACTCGATCCGGGTCAGCAAGATCATCGGCAGCCCGGGCTACCCGTCGACCGACGAGAAGCTGCGCGCCGACGCGATCGCGTTCTACGACCGGGCGTTCTACCCGCAGGGCATCGCGCGGCAGTTCAACGCGATCACCGGGAGCGGCAGCCTGCTGCACTACAACAAGCAGACCACCGCGCCGACCGTCGTCATCCACGGTAAGGCCGACAAGTTGATGCGGCCCACCGGCGGAAAGGCGATCGCCAAGGCAATCCCGAACGCGCGGCTGGTGATGTTCGACGGCATGGGCCACGAACTCCCGCAGGCGTTGTGGGACGACGTCGTCGGCGAACTCAAGACCACGTTCGCAGAACGGCCCTGA